In one Choloepus didactylus isolate mChoDid1 chromosome 1, mChoDid1.pri, whole genome shotgun sequence genomic region, the following are encoded:
- the LOC119543821 gene encoding keratin-associated protein 21-1-like, with product MYCNYYGNSCGYGCGLGCGYGCGYGSGCGYGCGYGSHYGCGLGCGYGCGYGCCGYRPCCYRRCYSSCC from the coding sequence ATGTATTGTAACTACTACGGCAACTCCTGTGGCTACGGCTGTGGCCTGGGCTGTGGCTACGGCTGTGGCTACGGCTCtggctgtggctatggctgtggATATGGCTCTCACTATGGCTGTGGCCTGggctgtggctatggctgtggctaCGGATGCTGTGGCTACCGGCCCTGTTGCTACAGAAGATGTTATTCTTCTTGCTGTTAG
- the LOC119543898 gene encoding keratin-associated protein 21-1-like has protein sequence MCCNYYGNSCGYGCGLGCGYGCGYGPGCGYGCGYGSGCGYGCGYGSRYGCGYGCGYGSHYGCGLGCGYGCGYGSGCGYGCCGYRPYAFRRCYSSCC, from the coding sequence ATGTGTTGTAACTACTACGGCAACTCCTGTGGCTACGGCTGTGGCCTGggctgtggctatggctgtggctaCGGCCCtggctgtggctatggctgtggATATGGCTCTGGCTGTGGATACGGCTGTGGATACGGCTCTCGctatggctgtggctatggctgtggATATGGCTCTCACTATGGCTGTGGCCTGGGCTGTGGCTACGGCTGTGGCTACGGCTCTGGCTGTGGCTATGGATGCTGTGGCTACCGGCCCTATGCCTTCAGAAGATGTTATTCTTCTTGCTGCTAG
- the LOC119543952 gene encoding keratin-associated protein 21-1-like, whose translation MCCNYYGNSCGYGCGLGCGYGPYYGCGYGCGYGSHYGCGLGCGYGCGYGSGCGYGCCGYRPYAFRRCYSSCC comes from the coding sequence ATGTGTTGTAACTACTACGGCAACTCCTGTGGCTACGGCTGTGGCCTGGGCTGTGGCTATGGCCCCTATtatggctgtggctatggctgtggATATGGGTCTCACTATGGCTGTGGCCTGGGCTGTGGTTATGGCTGTGGGTACGGCTCTGGCTGTGGCTACGGATGCTGTGGCTACCGGCCCTATGCCTTCAGAAGATGTTATTCTTCTTGCTGCTAG